One genomic window of Arvicola amphibius chromosome 4, mArvAmp1.2, whole genome shotgun sequence includes the following:
- the Evpl gene encoding envoplakin, with protein MFKGLSKGSQGKGSPKGSPAKGSPKGSPNKHNRAATQELALLISRMQANADQVERDILETQKRLQQDRQNGEQNQALEHQQETGRNLKEAEVLLKDLFLDVDKARRLKHPQAEEIEKDIKQLHERVTQECAEYRALYEKMVLPPDVGPRVDWARVLEQKQKLVCEGQYGPGMAELEQQVAEHNILQREIEAYGQQLRTLVGPDATNIRNQYRDLLKAASWRRQSLGSLYTHLQGCTRQLSALAEQQGRILQQDWSDLMPDPTGVRREYEHFKEHELLAQEQNINQLEDDAERMVELGHPAIGPIQVHQEALKMEWQNFLNLCICQESQLQHVEDYRRFQEEADSVNQTLAKLNSNLDTKYGLVAGDSSGSATELLLQLEAEEKQLAVTERAVGELQQQSRKVAPLPQRRTPPQQPLRVESICDWDSGEVQLLRGDQYTLKDNDDPYTWVVQGPGGETKSAPAACLWIPAPDPDAVAKASRLATELQTLKQRLSTVKSRLKNAVVEPFPPGQQGPAGSVAADPQAQKLLTQMTQLDGDLEKIEKQVLTWARTPLNRATPLTDLEDRIHGHEGTAQHLQSLGTEKEAAQQACEAFLSTKPVGPAALQLPVVLNNVKNKYNDVQSLCRLYGEKAKAALGLEQQIQEADRVIRGFEATLAQEGPIPEGSGALQERVSELQHQRKELLQQQACVLGLHRQLKAAEHACGALRNNFQEFCQDLPHQQRQVRVLTDRYHAVGDQLDSREKTLQDARLILQQFTNVRDNLNSWLEQLPRNQVQPSDGPSQITYKLQAQKRLMQEVLSREQDRDTVSRLTQDLQEALQDYELLVDTYRCSLEPTLAASAPKKVRVISLQESIQAQEKNLAKAYTEVTAAQQQQLYQLEFAKKMLEKKELSEGIQVTHRARQGSGSPAQAGAEPEALKSQLEEERKRVAEVQRELEEQRQQLLQLRTQQPVARLEEKEVVEFYRDPQLESDVARISSQVEEEGKRRACLQGELEVVAQKVVHLEGKRRTMQPHLLTKEVTQIERDPGLDSQATQLHGEMQQLRGENSALTAQLEELKDELLALEQKETNVKEKVVVKEVVKVEKDLEMVKAVQTLRLQVEENAARRKGAKEAVAKIQARIKDLELVISSVEPKVIVKEVKRVEQDPGLLKEASRLRSLLEEEKNKNVVLARELQDLQDKYRVVEKQKPKVQLQERVNEIFQVHPETEREIARLRAQLQETGSRRSGVEREVEKLLPELEALRAQKPVVEYKEVTQEVVRHEKSPEVLREIDRLKAQLNELVNTHGRCQEQLIRLQGERDEWKRERSKVETKMVSKEVLRHEKDPVLEKEAERLRQEVREAVQKRRATEDVVYELQNKYLLLERRRPEEQIVVQEVVVTQKDPKLHEEHSRLSRSLDEEVERRRQLELEVRQLSSAVEEKEALLSFQEDRSKKLAIEKELRQLTLKIQELEKRPPALQEKIIMEEVVKLEKDPDLERSTEALRRELDQEKSRVMELHRECKSLQVQVDVLQKTKSQEKTIYKEVIRVEKDPVLEGERARVWETLNRERAAHRAREEEVRSLQERIDGAEALRRSWSREEADLQKARDQASQDCGRLQQELRDLERQKQQKARELQEEGRLLSQKTESERQKAAQRGQALSQLEAAILHEKDKIYEKERTLRDLHTKVSREELNQETQTRETNLSTKICILEPETGNDMSPYEAYKRGIIDRGQYLQLQELECDWEEVTTSSPCGEESVLLDRKSGKQYSIEAALRCRRISKEEYHRYKDGRLSISEFALLVAGETKPCSSLSIGSIISKSPLCAPGPQSTGLFSSGLSVGLTDDCFPIAGVYDTTTESKCSIKAAVAKNMLDPITGQKLLEAQAATGGIVDLLSRERYSVHKAVERGLIENTSTQRLLNAQKAFTGIEDPVTKKRLSVGEAIQKGWMPQESVLPHLLAQHLTGGLIDPKRTGRIPVPQAVLCGMISEDLGQLLQDESVYEKDLTDPITRERLSYKEAMGRCRKDPLSGLLLLPAMLEGYRCYRAASPTLPRSCVR; from the exons ATGTTCAAGGGGCTGAGCAAAGGCTCCCAGGGGAAGGGGTCCCCCAAAGGCTCCCCAGCCAAGGGGTCCCCTAAGGGCTCCCCCAACAAGCACAATCG GGCTGCGACCCAGGAGCTGGCTCTGCTCATCTCCCGCATGCAAGCCAACGCTGACCAGGTGGAGAGGGACATTTTGGAGACTCAGAAGAGATTGCAACAA GACCGGCAGAACGGCGAGCAGAACCAGGCTTTGGAGCACCAGCAGGAGACTGGCCGCAACTTGAAGGAGGCCGAGGTGCTACTCAAAGATCTTTTCCTGGATGTAGACAAGGCTCGGCGGCTCAAGCACCCTCAGGCTGAGGAGATTGAGAAGGA CATCAAGCAACTGCATGAACGGGTGACCCAGGAGTGCGCAGAGTACCGCGCCCTGTATGAGAAGATGGTGTTGCCGCCAGATGTGGGGCCCAGGGTCGACTGGGCACGCGTGTTGGAGCAGAAACAG AAACTGGTCTGTGAGGGCCAGTATGGGCCTGGGATGGCAGAGCTGGAACAGCAGGTGGCTGAGCACAACATCCTACAGAGAGAGATCGAGGCTTACGGGCAGCAGCTGCGGACCCTGGTGGGACCT GATGCAACCAACATCAGGAACCAATACCGTGACCTGCTG AAGGCGGCCTCATGGCGCCGACAAAGTCTGGGCAGCTTGTACACACACCTGCAAGGCTGCACTCGGCAGCTGAGCGCCCTGGCGGAGCAGCAAGGCCGCATCCTGCAGCAGGATTGGAGCGACCTCATGCCTGACCCCACGGGTGTGAGGCGGGAGTATGAG CACTTCAAGGAGCACGAACTGCTGGCCCAGGAGCAGAATATAAACCAGCTGGAGGATGACGCAGAACGCATGGTGGAACTTGGCCACCCAGCCATTGGACCCATTCAG GTCCACCAGGAGGCGCTCAAGATGGAGTGGCAGAATTTCCTAAACCTTTGCATCTGCCAGGAGAGCCAGCTGCAGCATGTGGAAGACTACCGCAGG TTCCAGGAAGAGGCGGACTCCGTCAACCAGACCCTGGCAAAACTCAACTCCAACCTGGACACCAAGTACGGCCTTGTGGCTGGGGACTCCTCTGGCTCTGCCACAGAGCTCCTGCTACAGCTGGAG GCAGAGGAGAAGCAGCTGGCTGTGACCGAGAGGGCCGTCGgggagctgcagcagcagagtCGGAAGGTGGCCCCACTGCCGCAGCGCAGGACCCCACCCCAGCAGCCTCTGCGCGTGGAGAGCATTTGTGACTGGGACTCAGGAGAG gtGCAGCTGCTTCGGGGAGATCAGTATACACTCAAGGACAATGATGACCCGTACACGTGGGTGGTTCAGGGCCCCGGAGGAGAGACCAAGAGCGCCCCCGCTGCCTGCCTCTGGATCCCAGCCCCAGACCCTGACGCCGTAGCCAAGGCCTCCAG GCTGGCCACGGAGCTGCAGACCCTGAAACAGAGACTGTCTACGGTGAAGAGCCGCCTTAAGAACGCTGTGGTAGAACCCTTTCCGCCTGGCCAGCAGG GCCCAGCAGGCTCAGTTGcagctgacccacaggctcagaAACTCCTGACACAGATGACCCAGCTGGATGGGGACCTGGAAAAGATAGAGAAGCAGGTGCTGACCTGGGCTCGGACGCCGCTGAACCGGGCTACCCCGCTGACAGACCTGGAGGACCGCATCCACGGCCATGAG GGCACAGCACAGCATCTCCAGAGCCTGGGAACTGAGAAGGAGGCAGCCCAGCAGGCATGTGAGGCCTTTCTGTCTACTAAGCCTGTGGGCCCAGCTGCCCTGCAGCTGCCAGTGGTCCTCAACAACGTCAAGAATAAGTATAATGACGTGCAGAGCCTGTGCCGCCTCTACGGGGAGAA AGCCAAAGCTGCTCTGGGCCTGGAGCAGCAGATCCAGGAGGCAGACAGGGTCATCCGGGGctttgaggccaccctggcccAGGAGGGCCCCATCCCTGAAGGCTCCGGGGCACTTCAGGAGAGGGTCAGTGAGCTGCAG CACCAGCGGAAAGAGCTGCTACAGCAACAGGCCTGCGTGCTGGGGCTACACCGCCAGCTGAAAGCTGCGGAGCACGCCTGTGGCGCGCTGCGGAACAATTTCCAAGAGTTCTGCCAAGACCTGCCGCACCAGCAGCGCCAGGTGCGCGTCCTCACTGACCGCTACCACGCCGTGGGGGACCAGCTGGATTCGAG GGAGAAGACCCTACAAGATGCCAGGCTCATCCTCCAGCAGTTCACAAATGTCAGGGACAACCTGAACTCCTGGCTGGAGCAGCTGCCTCGCAACCAGGTGCAGCCCAGCGACGGGCCCAGCCAGATCACCTACAAGCTGCAAGCACAGAAG AGGCTGATGCAAGAAGTGCTGAGCCGTGAGCAGGACCGGGACACAGTGTCCCGCCTCACCCAGGACCTGCAGGAAGCTCTCCAG GACTATGAGCTGCTAGTAGATACCTACCGCTGCTCCTTGGAGCCCACCCTGGCAGCGTCAGCGCCTAAGAAAGTCCGAGTGATTTCCCTGCAGGAGAGCATCCAGGCTCAG GAGAAGAACCTCGCCAAGGCTTACACGGAGGTCACGGcggcccagcagcagcagctgtacCAGCTGGAGTTTGCTAAGAAGATGCTGGAGAAG AAG GAGCTTAGTGAGGGCATCCAGGTGACACACAGAGCAAGGCAGGGATCCGGGAGCCCAGCGCAAGCAGGGGCAGAGCCAGAGGCCCTGAAGTCCCAGCTAGAAGAAGAGCGGAAGCGAGTGGCTGAGGTGCAGCGCGAGctggaggagcagaggcagcagctacTGCAGCTGAGGACCCAGCAGCCTGTGGCGAGGCTGGAAGAGAAGGAGGTGGTGGAATTCTACCGGGACCCCCAGTTGGAGAGCGATGTGGCTAGAATATCATcccaggtggaggaggagggcaaGAGGCGGGCCTGCCTGCAGGGGGAGCTGGAGGTGGTGGCCCAAAAGGTCGTCCACTTGGAGGGCAAGAGGAGGACCATGCAGCCTCACCTGCTGACCAAAGAGGTCACCCAAATTGAGAGGGACCCTGGCCTGGACAGCCAGGCCACCCAGCTGCACGGTGAGATGCAACAGCTGCGTGGGGAGAACAGCGCCCTGACGGCCCAGCTGGAAGAACTGAAGGATGAACTGCTGGCCCTGGAGCAGAAGGAGACGAACGTGAAGGAGAAGGTGGTGGTGAAGGAGGTGGTCAAAGTGGAGAAGGATCTGGAGATGGTCAAGGCGGTCCAGACTCTCCGGCTACAGGTTGAGGAGAATGCCGCGCGGAGGAAGGGGGCGAAGGAGGCGGTTGCCAAGATACAGGCTCGCATCAAAGACCTGGAACTGGTGATCAGTTCGGTGGAGCCCAAGGTCATTGTGAAGGAGGTCAAGAGGGTGGAGCAGGACCCTGGCCTTCTCAAGGAAGCGTCCAGGCTGAGAAGCCtcctggaggaggagaaaaacaagAACGTCGTGTTGGCGAGGGAACTGCAAGACCTGCAGGACAAGTACAGGGTGGTGGAGAAGCAGAAGCCTAAGGTACAGCTGCAGGAGCGTGTCAACGAGATCTTCCAGGTGCACCCTGAGACGGAGCGGGAGATCGCTCGGCTCCGGGCCCAGCTGCAGGagacaggcagcaggaggagcgGCGTGGAAAGGGAGGTGGAGAAGCTGCTGCCTGAGCTGGAGGCCCTGCGCGCTCAGAAGCCCGTGGTGGAATACAAGGAGGTGACCCAGGAGGTGGTGAGGCACGAGAAGAGCCCGGAAGTGCTCCGTGAGATCGACCGCCTCAAGGCTCAGCTCAATGAGCTCGTTAACACCCATGGGCGCTGCCAGGAGCAGCTGATCCGGCTGCAGGGAGAACGGGATGAGTGGAAGCGGGAACGGTCCAAGGTGGAGACCAAGATGGTGAGCAAAGAAGTCCTGCGGCACGAGAAGGATCCCGTGCTGGAGAAAGAGGCCGAGAGGCTCCGGCAGGAGGTGCGGGAGGCAGTCCAGAAGAGGCGAGCCACCGAAGACGTGGTCTATGAGCTGCAGAACAAGTACCTGCTGCTGGAGCGGAGGCGGCCAGAGGAGCAGATTGTAGTGCAGGAGGTGGTGGTCACCCAGAAGGACCCCAAGCTGCACGAGGAGCACAGCCGGCTGAGCCGGAGCTTGGATGAGGAAGTGGAGCGGCGCCggcagctggagctggaggtgcGGCAGCTCAGCTCCgctgtggaggagaaggaggcccTGCTCAGCTTCCAGGAGGACCGCAGCAAGAAGCTGGCTATTGAGAAGGAGCTGCGGCAGCTGACCCTGAAGATCCAGGAGCTGGAGAAGCGGCCTCCCGCCCTACAGGAGAAGATCATCATGGAGGAAGTGGTCAAGTTAGAGAAGGATCCAGATCTGGAGAGGTCTACGGAAGCCCTGAGGCGGGAGCTGGACCAAGAGAAGAGCCGGGTGATGGAGCTCCACCGGGAGTGCAAGAGCCTGCAGGTCCAGGTTGACGTCCTCCAGAAAACCAAATCCCAGGAGAAGACCATCTACAAGGAGGTGATCAGGGTGGAGAAGGACCCTGTGCTGGAGGGGGAAAGGGCCCGAGTGTGGGAGACCCTCAATCGGGAGCGCGCCGCCCACCGGGCTCGGGAGGAGGAGGTACGGAGCTTGCAGGAGAGGATTGACGGGGCTGAGGCTCTGAGGAGGTCCTGGTCCCGTGAGGAAGCTGATCTCCAGAAGGCCCGGGACCAGGCGAGCCAGGACTGTGGGCGACTGCAGCAAGAGTTGCGAGACCTGGAgcggcagaagcagcagaaggccCGGGAgctgcaggaggaggggaggctacTAAGCCAGAAGACGGAGAGCGAGCGCCAGAAGGCCGCCCAGCGCGGCCAGGCCCTCTCGCAGCTGGAGGCAGCCATTCTCCACGAAAAGGACAAGATCTACGAGAAGGAGAGGACCCTACGGGACCTGCACACCAAGGTGAGCCGGGAGGAACTCAACCAGGAAACCCAGACCCGGGAGACCAACCTTTCAACTAAGATCTGCATCTTGGAACCGGAGACTGGGAATGACATGTCCCCGTACGAGGCCTACAAGAGGGGCATCATCGACAGAGGCCAGTACCTCCAGCTGCAGGAGCTGGAGTGCGACTGGGAAGAAGTGACCACCTCCAGCCCCTGCGGGGAGGAGTCCGTGCTCTTGGACCGCAAGAGCGGGAAGCAATACTCCATCGAGGCTGCGCTCCGCTGCCGGCGCATTTCTAAAGAGGAATACCACAGGTACAAGGACGGCCGCCTCTCCATCTCCGAGTTTGCCCTGCTTGTGGCGGGGGAGACCAAGCCCTGCTCCTCACTCTCCATTGGATCCATCATCTCCAAGTCCCCACTCTGCGCCCCGGGCCCCCAGAGTACTGGCCTCTTCTCCTCAGGCCTCTCTGTCGGGCTCACTGACGATTGCTTCCCCATCGCCGGGGTTTATGACACTACCACAGAGAGCAAGTGCAGCATTAAGGCGGCCGTGGCCAAGAACATGCTGGACCCCATCACTGGGCAGAAGCTCTTGGAGGCCCAGGCAGCCACAGGGGGCATCGTGGACCTTCTCAGCCGAGAGCGCTACTCTGTGCACAAGGCAGTGGAGCGGGGACTCATCGAGAACACCTCCACCCAACGGCTGCTCAACGCTCAGAAGGCCTTCACTGGCATTGAGGACCCAGTCACCAAGAAGAGGCTGTCAGTAGGCGAGGCCATCCAGAAGGGCTGGATGCCCCAGGAAAGTGTGCTTCCCCACCTGCTGGCGCAACACCTGACTGGGGGCCTCATTGACCCCAAGAGGACGGGACGCATCCCTGTCCCCCAGGCTGTGCTCTGCGGGATGATCAGTGAAGACCTGGGCCAGCTCCTGCAGGATGAATCAGTCTACGAGAAGGATCTGACAGACCCCATCACCAGGGAGCGGCTGAGCTACAAGGAGGCCATGGGTCGTTGCCGCAAAGACCCTCTAAGTGGCCTGCTGCTACTCCCGGCCATGCTGGAAGGCTACCGCTGCTACCGTGCAGCCTCCCCCACCCTGCCACGCTCCTGCGTGCGTTAA